Part of the Mycoplasma mycoides subsp. mycoides SC str. PG1 genome is shown below.
AATATTTCTTTAATACCACTATCAACAGCTTCTTTTACAATATATTCTATAGTTGGGGTATCAATAATGGGTAACATTTCTTTTGCTTGTGATTTTGTAAAAGGTAAAAATCTAGTTCCAAAACCAGCACAAGGAATAACAGCTTTTCTAATGGCCACAATATCTCCTTAAAAATTTATATATATTAGTAAACTTAAGGGTGTCGTGTAATACAAATTAATAATAACTGTACAACCCAAATTCTCCTTTAAATTCAAATAACATTATATAAAGATAAATTCTTTAAACAAAAATATTATAACTTTTTTTTGAACTAACATATAGTTTTTTTTCTGGAATATCAAACAAAATAATATCTTACCAATTATTAGAATTCTAATTTTATAGATGAATTGATTTCTTCTAATAATTTGTCTATATAGATGTTTTTTATATCTAAATCAGTGATTTTTACTTTAATATCAACTAATTGGTTAGCATAGTATGGATTTTGTAATCTAGTATTATAAATAATAAAAAAAAACATCCCAATAATTGGTAATAATCATCATAATCATAGTTTATTTAAAATTTTCTTATTAGTTTTTTTAATTCTAATTGATATTCTTTTATTTTGTTTTGATGAATAAGAATTTGATTATTTAATAATCCTTTTAAATTAATTAATAATTCTTTTGTATTAGTAATTGATTCTAATTCATTGATTGAAGTATAAAAAACATCGTTGTGTAAAAAAGCTTGAATTTTTTTACTAGTTCTATTATTTTTAATAGTTAAATTATCTAAATTAAATTCTTTAGTTTGAATTTTATTAGTAGTTGTATTAATAAAACTATTTGTTAAAACAGGTGTACTAGATAAACTAGATGATAAAAATAAGCTTGATAATATAGTTGTAATTTTCATAATATTTAAACCAATTTTATTATATTAAAAGCATTAGTTAATTTTTAAAATTCCTATAATAATTTGTATGTATAACTTGTTACTAAGTTATAAAGTTTTATCTTATTAATATTTGTTTATAAAAATAATTTATTAAAATTGACTATAAAAAAAATTAATTAAACATTGCATACAAAAATTTGATATTATATATTGGTCGCTTTGAATATTTTTTATATTCATAAAAATAAAATTATATAAGGATTTGCAATGCTTAACTCTCAACTTAACACTACAACTACTGTATTTTTTTACATAACACTAGTTATTGGAATTATATTTATGTTATTACTATCATCTGACTGATTATTTTTTATGTTTGCATATACTAAAAATAAAAAGAAATTAGCAAAACATAAACCTAAAAAAAATCGATCATTTGCAATTGTTATTCCAGCACACAATGAGTCAATGGTTGTTGGCAAACTAATTGATAGTATTAAAGCTCAAAAATATGACGGAATAATTGATATTTATTTAGTTGCTGATAATTGTACTGATAATAGAAAAACTTATAATGTTGGTATTGAAAAAGGAATTACAGTTTTAGAAAGATTTCACAATACTTTAAAAGGTGGAAATTTTGCTATTAATCACGGATGAAGATACATTCGTGATAATAACTTATTAGATAAATATGATTGTTTTTGTAATTTTGATGCAGACAATTTATTAGATGAAAATTGAGTATATGAAGTTAATAAGACATTTGATTTTTATAAAGATATTGAAGTTGTTACTACTTATCGTAATTCAAAAAACTATGGAGATAATTGAATTTCAAGTGCTTATTCAATTCAATTTTTAAAAGAATCAGACATTATTAACAAAGGAAGAGCTACTTTAAACCACTCATCTTATATTAATGGAACTGGGTTTTGTATTACTAAAAAAATATTAGAACAAACTAATTGATGAGATTTTAATTCATTAAGTCATGACATTGAATTTACTCAATGATTAATGTTAAACAAAATTAAAACTGGATATACTGAAGATGCTTGTTTTTATGATGAACAACCAATTGATTTTAAAAACTCATGAAAACAAAGAATGAGATGATGTGTTGGTTTTAAACAAGTTTGAAAAATTTATAGATCTAAAATGATTAAAAATATGTTTACTTTTAAAGTAAATAAGATTAAATTATGAGTTAATTTTACAATGATCTTTCCTGCTGTTATTACACTAATGATTAATTTATTATTTTACTTAATAACATCTGGATTAATGGTTTCTAATTACATTGTTAATTATTTAAATAGTTCACTAGTTATGGTTGAACAAGTAAATAATTACTTGCGTGATTTAATAATTTATTTTACAACAACACCATTAGTTATACTTGGAGTTATATTTATTAATTACTTATTATGAGGTTTTATTGTTGTAACTAGAAATAAAAAATCTATACAAGCAACTAGTTGACAAAAATTTAAATCAATATTTACTTATCCGTTTTTTATGTTAACTTATATTCCTATTTCATTTTTAGCATTATTTAAATCAACTTATTCAACTACTCCAATTCCTAGAAAAGAAGAATTAGTACTAAAAAAACAAGCTAAAGAAATTAATAAATAGTAGTTTAGATAACTTTAATAATTTACTAGCAATCTATAGATGTTTTTAGATATATTGTTTGTAATAAAAAAAATTAAATATTAATTAGACTTTAGTTTTTAAAAGATAAAAATATCTGTTTTTAAATCTAATTAAAATAAAAAGTCAAAAAGTTAGTATAACTGATTGACAATATTAAATTAATTTAGACACTTTAAGTGTCTTTTTTGTTAGATTACTAATTTAATTACTCACTTTTTATATAAAAAATGTATAATATTTTTTAGGCGATTTTTATTGTGGGAGAACTTATTTTTATAATTCATATGAACCACAGCGGATAAAAAACGACCTTAAAATCATAAGGAGAACAAATTCGTGGCTAAAAAAATCACACGTGTAGCTAAATTAGAATTTATGGCTATGCAAGCAAAACCTGGTGCAGAATTAGCTTCACTAGGAATTAATATGCCTGCATTTACTAGAGAATTTAACGATGCTACTAAAGATAGAGCAGGAGATGTAGTTCCTGTTGTTATTACAGCATATGATGATAAATCATTTGACTTTGTTTTAAAAACTACACCAACAGCATATATGCTAAAAAAAGTTGCAAAAATTGAAAAAGGAGCAAGTAACTCTAGAACTCAAACTGTTGCAACTGTTACACTAGATGATATTAGATCTATAGCAGAATACAAAATGCCAGATTTAAATGCAAATACTATTGAAGCAGCTATGAAACAAGTTATTGGAACAGCTAAAAATATGGGAATTAAAGTTACTGGTATGGAGGACTTTAAATAATGGCTAAAATTAGTAAAAGATTCAAAGAAGCTTTAAGCAAAGTTGAAAAAAATAAAGTTTATCCATTAACTCAAGCTCTAGATTTAGCAAAACAAACTTCTACAACTAAATTTGATTCAACAGTTGAAGTTGCATTTAATTTAAATATTGACCCAAGAAAAGCTGATCAACAAATTCGTGGTGCTGTGGTTTTACCTGCAGGAACTGGAAAAACTCAAAGAGTTTTAGTTTTAACTAATACTAAAACTAAAGAAGCTGAACAAGCAAAAGCTGATATTGTTGGTGGAGAAGAATTAATTAACAGAATTAAAAATGAAAACTGATTTGATTTTGATATTATTGTTGCTACTCCAGAAATGATGGCAAAATTAGGAGCAATTGGTAAAATTTTAGGTCCTAAAGGATTAATGCCAAACCCAAAAACTGGAACTGTAACTATTGATGTTGCTAAAGCAGTTGATGATATTAAAAAAAGAAAAGTTGAATATCGTGCTGATAAAGAAGGAAATATTCATTTAATTATTGGTAAAGTTTCATTTGAAATTGAAAAATTAGAAGAAAACTTTAAAGCAGTTATTGATGAAATTAGAAGAGTTAAACCTCAAACTGTAAAAGGTGATTACATCAAAAACATAACTTTATCAACAACAATGGGTCCTGGTATCAAAGTTCAATTTTAATAATAAAACAATTCATATATGTAAACTAGGACAAAATATTTGAGCAAACATAATTATTTGTTCAAATATTTTGTCCTAGTTTTATAAGGGTGTGTTTTAAATATAAAGAATTAATGTGTCTAGTATATTTAGATAAACAATTTCGTTTAATCAAGATTTATCTAAATAAAATAATCTAGTATTATTTTTATTTATATGGAAGCTATATAACTTTCTATAAATCTTATAAGTGTTTAATTAATCTATTATTAAGTTTTCTTAATATTTTTATGAAATACTTATAATGTTTTTCTTTACTTTTTTAGTAGCTATATAATTTTTTGTGATTTACAAATGTATAAAAAATCTAAGGGCGTGATACTATGAAATTCTTATTGAAATTATTATCAATTGTTGGATCTAGTTCACTTGGTCTTACAACTTTATGAACAAATTATATTTCAAAACAAAATAATGCTAATTTCTCATCAAATAATACAAATACACCAACTAATAATGCTTCAGATAAAATAAATATGATGAATCAAATAATATAAATCATCAAGATTTAATAGATAACGATTCTAAAAATGATACTCAAGCAACACCATCTAGTGATGGTATTAATAAACCAACATATAACCAACCACCAATTAATGTAATTCATCCACAACAACATGTGGAGCCATTTTTGCCTCAAAATAATCATTTTCAAACAATTAAGAATAAGATTTTAGATACTAAAGAAACTACTTATAATTACTACTCACATCCTAATTTCAAAATTATAGGTAATGACGCACCACTAAACTCTAAGACTCAAAATAAATTACATTTAAAACTTGTTGATCAAAACAATGAAGTAGTTCAGGGTGTTAATTGATATCTTAGAGACAACTATTCACCACAAGAAGTTTATAAATCTAACACTGACTATGAAGGTAGAGTGCTCCAACTAGATGATGACGGGACACTAACTGGTCTTAAATTTAACTCATCTGATACTAAAAATATTGAGATATGAGCTGAACACAAGGGTTATTTATTTAGAACTGTAGTTACTGTTTTAAGTGAATTTACTTCAACAGCAAAAGAACAAGAACAAAGAGCTTTAGATGAAGTTAAAAAAATTACACAAG
Proteins encoded:
- a CDS encoding glycosyltransferase family 2 protein; amino-acid sequence: MLNSQLNTTTTVFFYITLVIGIIFMLLLSSDWLFFMFAYTKNKKKLAKHKPKKNRSFAIVIPAHNESMVVGKLIDSIKAQKYDGIIDIYLVADNCTDNRKTYNVGIEKGITVLERFHNTLKGGNFAINHGWRYIRDNNLLDKYDCFCNFDADNLLDENWVYEVNKTFDFYKDIEVVTTYRNSKNYGDNWISSAYSIQFLKESDIINKGRATLNHSSYINGTGFCITKKILEQTNWWDFNSLSHDIEFTQWLMLNKIKTGYTEDACFYDEQPIDFKNSWKQRMRWCVGFKQVWKIYRSKMIKNMFTFKVNKIKLWVNFTMIFPAVITLMINLLFYLITSGLMVSNYIVNYLNSSLVMVEQVNNYLRDLIIYFTTTPLVILGVIFINYLLWGFIVVTRNKKSIQATSWQKFKSIFTYPFFMLTYIPISFLALFKSTYSTTPIPRKEELVLKKQAKEINK
- the rplK gene encoding 50S ribosomal protein L11; the encoded protein is MAKKITRVAKLEFMAMQAKPGAELASLGINMPAFTREFNDATKDRAGDVVPVVITAYDDKSFDFVLKTTPTAYMLKKVAKIEKGASNSRTQTVATVTLDDIRSIAEYKMPDLNANTIEAAMKQVIGTAKNMGIKVTGMEDFK
- the rplA gene encoding 50S ribosomal protein L1, whose amino-acid sequence is MAKISKRFKEALSKVEKNKVYPLTQALDLAKQTSTTKFDSTVEVAFNLNIDPRKADQQIRGAVVLPAGTGKTQRVLVLTNTKTKEAEQAKADIVGGEELINRIKNENWFDFDIIVATPEMMAKLGAIGKILGPKGLMPNPKTGTVTIDVAKAVDDIKKRKVEYRADKEGNIHLIIGKVSFEIEKLEENFKAVIDEIRRVKPQTVKGDYIKNITLSTTMGPGIKVQF